The Pyrus communis chromosome 2, drPyrComm1.1, whole genome shotgun sequence genome includes a window with the following:
- the LOC137726203 gene encoding cyanogenic beta-glucosidase-like encodes MAMKYSRSLLFGVLLLIGFALTNSKATHTDPPVHCEFLNRSSFEPGFIFGTGSAAYQYEGAVKEDGRGPSIWDTFTHKHPEKIADGSNGDVAIDQYHRYKEDVGIMKDMELDAYRLSISWSRLLPNGTLSGGVNRKGIDYYNNLINELLRNGLKPFVTIFHWDVPQALEDEYGGFLSPRIVDHFKDYAELCYKEFGDRVKHWFTVNEPYTFSSMGYAVGTLAPGRCSSWQNLNCTGGDSAIEPYLVTHHILLAHGAAVELYKNRYQASQKGLIGITLVTYWFEPASESKQDKDAALRSLDFMFGWFLDPLTSGDYPHTMRSIVGKRLPKFTKEQSKLLNGSFDFLGINYYTARYATSTPKNNSLQASFVTDPQADLTTELNGVLIGPQTASDWLYVYPKGIHDLVLYTKEKYNDPLIYITENGVSELNNPELSLDEALHDTNRIDYHYRHLCYLQAAIK; translated from the exons ATGGCAATGAAATATTCACGATCTTTGCTCTTTGGTGTGCTGCTACTCATTGGCTTTGCATTGACAAATAGCAAAGCAACTCATACAGATCCACCTGTTCATTGCGAATTTCTCAATCGCAGCAGTTTTGAACCAGGGTTTATATTTGGCACAGGTTCCGCAGCTTACCAG TATGAAGGTGCAGTAAAAGAAGATGGAAGAGGCCCAAGCATATGGGATACCTTCACCCACAAACATCCAG AAAAAATCGCTGATGGCAGTAACGGAGACGTCGCTATAGATCAATATCACCGCTATAAG GAAGATGTGGGGATTATGAAGGATATGGAGTTGGATGCTTACAGATTATCTATTTCATGGTCCAGATTATTACCAA atGGAACATTAAGTGGTGGCGTTAACAGAAAAGGAATTGATTATTACAACAATCTCATCAATGAACTCCTACGCAATG GTTTAAAGCCGTTTGTAACAATCTTTCATTGGGATGTTCCCCAAGCTTTAGAAGATGAATATGGTGGTTTCTTAAGCCCTCGTATTGT CGATCATTTTAAAGACTATGCAGAACTTTGTTATAAGGAATTTGGTGATCGAGTCAAGCACTGGTTCACGGTAAATGAGCCATATACTTTTAGTAGCATGGGTTATGCTGTTGGGACTCTAGCACCGGGACGCTGCTCTTCTTGGCAAAATCTAAACTGCACCGGTGGAGATTCAGCCATTGAACCATACTTGGTGACACACCACATTCTTCTTGCTCATGGAGCAGCTGTAGAATTGTACAAGAATAGATATCAG GCATCTCAGAAAGGCTTGATAGGAATAACATTGGTGACATACTGGTTTGAGCCTGCTTCGGAGTCAAAGCAAGATAAAGATGCTGCCTTACGATCTTTGGATTTTATGTTTGGATG GTTTTTGGACCCGTTAACAAGTGGTGACTATCCACACACCATGCGATCAATTGTTGGAAAAAGATTGCCAAAATTCACAAAAGAACAATCCAAGTTGCTAAACGGATCGTTTGATTTTCTTGGAATAAATTATTATACTGCTAGATACGCAACTAGTACACCGAAGAACAATTCACTACAGGCAAGCTTCGTAACAGACCCTCAAGCTGATCTTACAA CTGAGCTTAATGGAGTACTTATTGGTCCACAG ACTGCTTCAGATTGGTTATATGTATATCCAAAAGGAATTCACGATCTTGTGCTCTACACAAAGGAAAAATATAATGATCCACTCATTTATATTACTGAGAATG GTGTATCAGAGTTGAATAATCCAGAACTATCACTTGACGAGGCTCTTCATGATACCAATAGAATTGACTACCACTACCGTCACCTGTGTTACCTTCAAGCGGCGATCAAGTAA
- the LOC137726188 gene encoding beta-glucosidase 12-like, whose translation MAMKYSRSLLFGVLLLIGFALTNSKATHTDPPVHCEFLNRSSFEPGFIFGTGSAAYQYEGAVKEDGRGPSIWDTFTHKHPEKIADGSNGDVAIDQYHRYKEDVGIMKDMELDAYRLSISWSRLLPNGTLSGGVNRKGIDYYNNLINELLRNGLKPFVTIFHWDVPQALEDEYGGFLSPRIVDHFKDYAELCYKEFGDRVKHWFTVNEPYTFSSMGYAVGTLAPGRCSSWQNLNCTGGDSAIEPYLVTHHILLAHGAAVELYKNRYQASQKGLIGITLVTYWFEPASESKQDKDAALRSLDFMFGWFLDPLTSGDYPHTMRSIVGKRLPKFTKEQSKLLNGSFDFLGINYYTARYATSTPKNNSLQASFVTDPQADLTTELNGVLIGPQTASDWLYVYPKGIHDLVLYTKEKYNDPLIYITENGVSELNNPKLSLDEALHDTNRIDYHYRHLCYLQAAIKNGAKVKGYFPWTLLDDFEWDSGYTVRFGLNYVDYNDGLKRHPKLSAHWFKNLLKKS comes from the exons ATGGCAATGAAATATTCACGATCTTTGCTCTTTGGTGTGCTGCTACTCATTGGCTTTGCATTGACAAATAGCAAAGCAACTCATACAGATCCACCTGTTCATTGCGAATTTCTCAATCGCAGCAGTTTTGAACCAGGGTTTATATTTGGCACAGGTTCCGCAGCTTACCAG TATGAAGGTGCAGTAAAAGAAGATGGAAGAGGCCCAAGCATATGGGATACCTTCACCCACAAACATCCAG AAAAAATCGCTGATGGCAGTAACGGAGACGTCGCTATAGATCAATATCACCGCTATAAG GAAGATGTGGGGATTATGAAGGATATGGAGTTGGATGCTTACAGATTATCTATTTCATGGTCCAGATTATTACCAA atGGAACATTAAGTGGTGGCGTTAACAGAAAAGGAATTGATTATTACAACAATCTCATCAATGAACTCCTACGCAATG GTTTAAAGCCGTTTGTAACAATCTTTCATTGGGATGTTCCCCAAGCTTTAGAAGATGAATATGGTGGTTTCTTAAGCCCTCGTATTGT CGATCATTTTAAAGACTATGCAGAACTTTGTTATAAGGAATTTGGTGATCGAGTCAAGCACTGGTTCACGGTAAATGAGCCATATACTTTTAGTAGCATGGGTTATGCTGTTGGGACTCTAGCACCGGGACGCTGCTCTTCTTGGCAAAATCTAAACTGCACCGGTGGAGATTCAGCCATTGAACCATACTTGGTGACACACCACATTCTTCTTGCTCATGGAGCAGCTGTAGAATTGTACAAGAATAGATATCAG GCATCTCAGAAAGGCTTGATAGGAATAACATTGGTGACATACTGGTTTGAGCCTGCTTCGGAGTCAAAGCAAGATAAAGATGCTGCCTTACGATCTTTGGATTTTATGTTTGGATG GTTTTTGGACCCGTTAACAAGTGGTGACTATCCACACACCATGCGATCAATTGTTGGAAAAAGATTGCCAAAATTCACAAAAGAACAATCCAAGTTGCTAAACGGATCGTTTGATTTTCTTGGAATAAATTATTATACTGCTAGATACGCAACTAGTACACCGAAGAACAATTCACTACAGGCAAGCTTCGTAACAGACCCTCAAGCTGATCTTACAA CTGAGCTTAATGGAGTACTTATTGGTCCACAG ACTGCTTCAGATTGGTTATATGTATATCCAAAAGGAATTCACGATCTTGTGCTCTACACAAAGGAAAAATATAATGATCCACTCATTTATATTACTGAGAATG GTGTATCAGAGTTGAATAATCCAAAACTATCACTTGACGAGGCTCTTCATGATACCAATAGAATTGACTACCACTACCGTCACCTGTGTTACCTTCAAGCGGCGATCAA AAATGGTGCGAAAGTGAAGGGATACTTTCCATGGACATTGTTGGATGACTTTGAATGGGATTCTGGATACACCGTCCGATTTGGTTTAAACTACGTGGATTATAATGACGGGCTAAAAAGACACCCAAAACTCTCAGCACATTGGTTCAAAAATTTGCTTAAGAAGAGTTGA